A window of Hippoglossus stenolepis isolate QCI-W04-F060 chromosome 18, HSTE1.2, whole genome shotgun sequence contains these coding sequences:
- the LOC118125932 gene encoding zinc finger and BTB domain-containing protein 26-like, producing MSASVDTLKFRLPTHGDAILSKMNTLREDHRFCDVTLLLGGHRGTAVQPLQFHGHRVVLAASSDFLRDQFVLHEGRAELSVGVVSSVEVGERLLLSCYTGFLEVPLKELVNYLTTASALQMSQVVEKCAQAVSQYLSPTLAFLNLDIRSEEKEILQPQGGWPGPSSKNQEERDGAQPITSIQEANTEGGGMIVIQAKSRLGQGARAESQGLREVREKRREIRAKIQSSEDAACCFNTWESEEGRDIQPIAQAVHKNEQSYQVHQMSGVLRCAQHEEALHSSQGPNEKLSAQLQECREQMDSGLFCSSGAHLSKGPRSGDELTEGSDSTSVQRPYLCRRCDRVFQHLESYAGHLKEHRQHLCLVCGEGFSQRSTLSHHIRVHTGVKPLRCPLCHKTFSHKAPLQDHFNLHTGEKPHKCNYCAMRFAHKPGLGRHLKEIHSKSSLQNMLEEVEED from the exons ATGTCAGCCTCCGTTGACACTTTAAAGTTTCGTCTCCCCACCCACGGGGACGCCATCCTTAGCAAAATGAACACTCTGAGAGAGGATCACCgcttctgtgatgtcacactcCTTCTCGGGGGTCATCGGGGCACCGCCGTCCAGCCTTTGCAATTCCATGGCCACCGAGTGGTGCTTGCGGCATCCTCAGACTTCCTGCGTGACCAATTCGTGCTCCACGAGGGCCGGGCAGAGCTGAGCGTGGGTGTAGTTTCCAGCGTGGAGGTCGGCGAGAGACTGCTCCTGTCCTGCTACACCGGGTTCCTGGAG GTCCCTCTGAAGGAGCTGGTGAACTACCTCACTACAGCCAGCGCACTTCAGATGAGCCAGGTGGTGGAGAAGTGTGCCCAAGCTGTGTCCCAGTACCTCAGTCCGACTCTGGCTTTCTTGAATCTGGACATACGATCAGAGGAGAAGGAAATCCTGCAGCCACAGGGTGGTTGGCCAGGCCCCAGTTCCAAAAATCAGGAGGAAAGGGACGGAGCCCAACCCATTACCAGTATCCAGGaagcaaacacagagggaggtgGCATGATTGTGATTCAGGCCAAGTCGAGGCTCGGCCAAGGAGCGAGGGCGGAAAGTCAAGGACTGAGGGAGGttagagagaagaggagggagataaGAGCTAAAATACAGTCATCTGAAGATGCAGCCTGTTGTTTCAATACTTGGGAgtcagaggaagggagagataTCCAGCCAATCGCCCAGGCTGTTCACAAAAATGAGCAATCCTATCAAGTTCACCAAATGTCAGGTGTCCTGAGATGTGCTCAACATGAAGAGGCGCTGCACAGCTCCCAAGGCCCAAATGAAAAACTCTCAGCTCAACTGCAAGAATGTAGGGAGCAGATGGACTCTGGTTTATTCTGTTCCTCTGGAGCACATCTGTCAAAAGGTCCCAGATCTGGAGATGAGCTGACAGAAGGTTCAGACAGCACGTCAGTCCAGAGGCCGTACCTGTGCAGGAGGTGTGACAGAGTCTTCCAGCACCTGGAAAGCTACGCTGGACACCTGAAGGAGCACAGACAGCACCTGTGTTTGGTCTGTGGGGAAGGCTTCTCCCAGAGGAGCACTCTGTCTCACCACATACGTGTCCACACCGGTGTCAAGCCTCTCAGGTGCCCGCTGTGCCACAAGACCTTTTCTCACAAGGCCCCACTGCAAGACCATTTCAACCTGCACACTGGGGAGAAGCCCCACAAGTGTAACTACTGTGCAATGCGCTTTGCACACAAGCCAGGCCTCGGGCGCCACCTGAAGGAAATTCATAGTAAGAGTAGCCTGCAGAACATGctcgaggaggtggaggaggactgA